A window of Pseudomonas monteilii contains these coding sequences:
- a CDS encoding 4-aminobutyrate aminotransferase (catalyzes the formation of succinate semialdehyde and glutamate from 4-aminobutanoate and 2-oxoglutarate) has product MSKTNESLMQRRVNAVPRGVGQIHPIFVDTAENATVIDVEGREFIDFAGGIAVLNTGHLHPKVVAAVQKQLTKVSHTCFQVLAYEPYVELCEKINAKVPGDFAKKTLLVTSGSEAVENAVKIARAATGRAGVIAFTGGYHGRTMMTLGLTGKVVPYSAGMGLMPGGVFRAQFPNELHGVSIDESIASIERIFKNDAEPRDIAAIIIEPVQGEGGFITAPKAFMERLRALCDQHGILLIADEVQTGAGRTGTFFAMEQMGVTPDLTTFAKSIAGGFPLAGVCGKAEYMDAIAPGGLGGTYAGSPIACAAALAVIEVFEEENLLERSKAVGEHLMAGLRQIQDKHPIIGDVRGLGSMIAVEVFDAKGSLTPNAAAVSQVVAKARDKGLILLSCGTYGNVLRILVPLTAPDEQLDKGLAIIEECFAELA; this is encoded by the coding sequence ATGAGCAAGACCAACGAATCCTTGATGCAGCGCCGTGTCAACGCCGTCCCACGTGGCGTCGGCCAGATCCACCCGATCTTCGTCGACACCGCCGAGAACGCGACCGTGATCGACGTCGAAGGCCGCGAGTTCATCGACTTCGCCGGCGGCATCGCCGTACTGAACACCGGCCACCTGCACCCGAAAGTCGTGGCGGCCGTGCAGAAGCAGCTGACCAAGGTCAGCCACACCTGCTTCCAGGTCCTGGCCTACGAGCCGTACGTGGAGCTGTGCGAGAAGATCAACGCCAAGGTGCCAGGCGACTTCGCCAAGAAGACCCTGCTGGTCACCAGCGGCTCGGAAGCGGTCGAGAACGCCGTCAAGATCGCCCGTGCCGCCACCGGCCGTGCCGGCGTGATCGCCTTCACCGGCGGCTACCACGGCCGTACCATGATGACCCTGGGCCTGACCGGCAAGGTCGTGCCGTACTCGGCCGGCATGGGCCTGATGCCCGGCGGCGTATTCCGTGCACAGTTCCCGAACGAGCTGCACGGCGTCAGCATCGACGAGTCGATCGCCTCGATCGAGCGCATCTTCAAGAACGATGCCGAGCCGCGTGACATCGCTGCCATCATCATCGAGCCCGTGCAGGGCGAGGGCGGCTTCATCACCGCACCGAAGGCCTTCATGGAGCGCCTGCGCGCCCTGTGCGACCAGCATGGCATTCTGCTGATCGCCGACGAAGTGCAGACCGGCGCTGGCCGTACCGGTACCTTCTTCGCCATGGAACAGATGGGCGTCACGCCTGACCTGACCACCTTCGCCAAGTCCATCGCCGGTGGTTTCCCGCTGGCCGGTGTCTGCGGCAAGGCCGAGTACATGGACGCCATCGCTCCAGGCGGCCTGGGCGGCACCTATGCCGGCAGCCCGATCGCCTGCGCCGCGGCCCTGGCCGTGATCGAGGTGTTCGAGGAAGAGAACCTGCTCGAGCGCAGCAAGGCCGTGGGCGAGCACCTGATGGCTGGCCTGCGTCAGATCCAGGACAAGCACCCGATCATCGGTGACGTGCGCGGTCTGGGTTCGATGATCGCCGTCGAAGTCTTCGATGCCAAAGGCTCGCTGACCCCGAACGCTGCCGCCGTCAGCCAGGTCGTGGCCAAGGCCCGCGACAAAGGCCTGATCCTGCTGTCCTGCGGCACCTACGGCAACGTCCTGCGTATCCTGGTACCGCTGACCGCACCGGACGAGCAGCTGGACAAAGGTCTGGCGATCATCGAGGAATGCTTCGCCGAACTGGCGTGA
- the gabD gene encoding NAD-dependent succinate-semialdehyde dehydrogenase (catalyzes the formation of succinate from succinate semialdehyde; NADP dependent), with protein MQLKDAQLFRQQAFINGEWLDADNGQSIQVTNPATGEVIGSVPKMGTAETRRAIEAADKALPAWRALTAKERSAKLRRWFELMIEHQDDLARLMTTEQGKPLAEAKGEIAYAASFIEWFAEEAKRVYGDTIPGHQADKRLIVIKQPIGVTAAITPWNFPAAMITRKAGPALAAGCTMVLKPASQTPYSALALVELATRAGIPAGVLSVVTGSAGEVGGELTSNALVRKLSFTGSTEIGRQLMQECAKDIKKVSLELGGNAPFIVFDDADLDKAVEGAIISKYRNNGQTCVCANRIYVQDGVYDAFAEKLKVAVAKLKIGNGLEEGTTTGPLIDHKAVAKVQEHIEDAVSKGARVLSGGKLIEGNFFEPTILVDVPKTAAVAKEETFGPLAPLFRFQDEAEVIALSNDTEFGLASYFYARDMSRVFRVAEALEYGMVGINTGLISNEVAPFGGIKASGLGREGSKYGIEDYLEIKYLCLSI; from the coding sequence ATGCAGCTCAAAGACGCTCAGTTGTTCCGCCAGCAAGCCTTCATCAACGGTGAATGGCTGGACGCGGACAACGGCCAGTCCATCCAGGTGACCAACCCGGCCACCGGTGAAGTGATCGGCAGCGTGCCGAAGATGGGCACCGCGGAAACCCGCCGTGCCATCGAAGCGGCCGACAAGGCCCTGCCGGCCTGGCGCGCGCTGACCGCCAAGGAGCGTTCGGCCAAGCTGCGTCGCTGGTTCGAACTGATGATCGAGCACCAGGACGACCTGGCTCGCCTGATGACCACCGAGCAGGGCAAGCCGCTGGCCGAAGCCAAGGGCGAGATCGCCTACGCCGCCTCGTTCATCGAGTGGTTCGCCGAAGAAGCCAAGCGTGTCTATGGCGACACCATTCCGGGCCACCAGGCGGACAAGCGCCTGATCGTGATCAAGCAGCCGATCGGCGTCACCGCAGCCATCACCCCGTGGAACTTCCCGGCAGCGATGATCACCCGTAAAGCCGGCCCGGCCCTGGCCGCAGGCTGCACCATGGTGCTCAAGCCCGCCTCGCAGACCCCGTACTCCGCCCTGGCCCTGGTCGAGCTGGCCACCCGTGCCGGCATCCCGGCCGGCGTGCTGAGCGTGGTGACCGGCAGCGCGGGCGAAGTCGGCGGCGAGCTGACCTCCAACGCCCTGGTGCGCAAGCTGTCCTTCACCGGCTCGACCGAGATCGGTCGCCAGCTGATGCAGGAATGCGCCAAGGACATCAAGAAAGTCTCCCTGGAGCTGGGCGGCAACGCGCCCTTCATCGTGTTCGACGACGCTGACCTGGACAAGGCCGTCGAGGGCGCGATCATCTCCAAGTACCGCAACAACGGTCAGACCTGCGTCTGCGCCAACCGCATCTACGTGCAGGACGGCGTGTACGACGCCTTCGCCGAGAAGCTCAAGGTCGCGGTCGCCAAGCTCAAGATCGGCAACGGTCTGGAAGAGGGCACCACCACCGGCCCGCTGATCGACCATAAGGCCGTGGCCAAGGTCCAGGAGCACATCGAGGACGCCGTTTCCAAGGGCGCTCGCGTGCTGTCCGGCGGCAAGCTGATCGAAGGCAACTTCTTCGAGCCGACCATCTTGGTCGACGTGCCGAAGACCGCTGCCGTGGCCAAGGAAGAGACCTTCGGCCCGCTGGCGCCGCTGTTCCGCTTCCAGGACGAAGCCGAAGTCATCGCCCTGTCCAACGACACCGAGTTCGGCCTGGCCTCGTACTTCTACGCCCGCGACATGAGCCGTGTGTTCCGTGTCGCCGAGGCCCTGGAGTACGGCATGGTCGGCATCAACACCGGCCTGATCTCCAACGAAGTGGCGCCGTTCGGCGGCATCAAGGCCTCGGGCCTGGGTCGCGAAGGTTCCAAGTACGGCATCGAGGACTACCTCGAGATCAAGTACCTGTGCCTGAGCATCTGA